A single region of the Thermoanaerobacterium aotearoense genome encodes:
- a CDS encoding HesA/MoeB/ThiF family protein — MNFSNEQLERYSRHIILKEVGAKGQEKILNSKVLIVGTGGLGAPAAMYLAAAGVGTIGLVDYDKVDLSNLQRQIIHRTKDIGKDKVISGKETINEMNPDVNVITYHEWISSKNIIDIINDEDYDFIIDGTDNFPAKFLINDACVLIKKPFSHAGIIRFEGQTMTYVPGEGPCYRCVFQDPPPKDAVPTCRQAGVLGVMGGIIGTIQATEALKYILGVGELLTGYLLTFDALKMEFRKIKISRRKGCQVCGVHPSIKELIDYIGPQCDLKEERK; from the coding sequence ATGAATTTTTCCAATGAACAGTTAGAAAGGTATTCGCGTCATATTATATTAAAAGAAGTTGGTGCCAAAGGTCAGGAAAAAATATTAAATTCAAAGGTTTTGATAGTAGGGACAGGTGGACTTGGAGCACCGGCAGCTATGTACCTTGCGGCAGCAGGTGTTGGAACAATAGGATTAGTTGATTATGATAAGGTAGATTTATCCAACCTTCAAAGGCAAATAATTCATAGAACAAAGGACATTGGCAAAGACAAAGTTATATCTGGCAAAGAGACAATCAACGAGATGAATCCTGATGTAAATGTAATAACATATCATGAATGGATAAGCTCTAAAAACATAATTGATATCATAAATGATGAAGATTACGACTTTATAATTGACGGTACGGATAATTTTCCGGCAAAATTCTTAATAAATGATGCTTGTGTGCTTATAAAGAAACCTTTCTCACATGCCGGGATAATAAGATTTGAAGGTCAAACAATGACATATGTACCTGGTGAAGGACCGTGTTATAGATGTGTTTTTCAAGATCCGCCGCCGAAGGATGCCGTTCCTACTTGCAGACAGGCAGGAGTGCTTGGAGTCATGGGTGGGATAATTGGTACGATTCAGGCGACAGAAGCATTAAAATATATACTTGGAGTTGGTGAACTTTTAACAGGCTATTTATTGACATTTGATGCGTTAAAAATGGAATTCAGAAAGATAAAAATATCAAGGAGAAAGGGTTGTCAAGTTTGTGGTGTCCATCCTTCAATAAAAGAGCTGATAGATTATATAGGGCCACAGTGCGATCTTAAGGAGGAACGCAAATGA
- the thiS gene encoding sulfur carrier protein ThiS gives MRSVAMNIKVNGNDQKIDREYTVRELLDVLNVKMKEYVTVQLNDEILSRDDFDKIIVKDGDTVEFLYYMGGGSR, from the coding sequence GTGAGGAGTGTAGCTATGAATATCAAAGTAAATGGCAATGATCAAAAAATTGACAGAGAGTATACTGTAAGGGAATTGTTAGATGTATTAAACGTTAAAATGAAAGAATATGTAACGGTTCAACTTAATGATGAAATATTGTCAAGAGATGATTTTGATAAAATAATTGTAAAAGACGGAGATACAGTTGAATTCCTCTATTACATGGGAGGAGGAAGTAGATGA
- a CDS encoding 4Fe-4S binding protein, whose translation MIFDDDLVKALKDGGFIKQKQKDYYSIRIRVVAGNITAEQMRKVSELAEKYGRGYVTFTVRLGIEIPWVHYTKLQEVKEEVERIGLAMAGCGPRVRPIVACKGTVCPYGLIDTQGLAKKLDDEFFPTPGFPHKFKMGISGCPNNCTKPQFNDIGFQGQVEPELNEDLCTGCGLCADVCEAKAISIKDGLAVRDDDKCIYCGSCIRVCPMDAWKKKRSGVAVFVGGKFGKKYNFGYHIADLVDVEKIPNIIEKTMNFYKSNGISKERLYDTINRVGLENFKKEVLENEDEK comes from the coding sequence ATGATTTTCGATGATGATTTAGTGAAGGCATTAAAAGATGGTGGATTTATTAAACAAAAGCAAAAAGACTATTATTCGATAAGAATAAGAGTAGTCGCTGGCAATATAACTGCTGAGCAGATGAGGAAAGTATCAGAACTTGCTGAAAAGTATGGTAGGGGATATGTCACATTTACAGTAAGACTGGGGATAGAGATTCCATGGGTACACTACACTAAATTACAAGAAGTCAAGGAAGAGGTTGAGAGAATCGGACTTGCAATGGCTGGCTGTGGACCGAGAGTAAGACCGATTGTAGCTTGTAAAGGTACTGTTTGTCCATATGGATTGATTGACACTCAAGGTTTAGCTAAAAAACTGGATGACGAGTTTTTCCCCACACCTGGTTTTCCTCATAAATTCAAGATGGGCATTTCAGGCTGTCCTAACAATTGTACGAAACCTCAATTTAACGATATCGGATTTCAAGGGCAGGTAGAGCCTGAACTTAATGAGGATTTATGCACAGGTTGCGGACTATGTGCGGATGTTTGCGAAGCGAAAGCAATTTCGATTAAAGATGGTCTTGCTGTAAGAGACGATGATAAATGCATTTATTGTGGTTCATGCATAAGGGTGTGTCCAATGGATGCATGGAAGAAAAAAAGAAGTGGAGTAGCAGTCTTTGTGGGCGGCAAGTTTGGGAAGAAGTACAACTTTGGATACCATATTGCAGACCTTGTTGATGTAGAAAAAATACCAAACATTATTGAGAAAACAATGAATTTTTACAAAAGCAATGGAATCAGCAAAGAAAGGCTTTATGACACAATAAATAGAGTCGGACTCGAAAATTTCAAAAAAGAGGTTTTAGAAAATGAAGATGAAAAGTGA
- the hemL gene encoding glutamate-1-semialdehyde 2,1-aminomutase, translating into MSYEMSNILFEKAKTLMPGGVNSPVRAFKSVGTNPIFIKKGFGSHIEDVDGNTYIDYVLSWGPLILGHCNPRIVNALKNQLESGTSFGACTEIEIKLAEKIKEAVPSVEIIRMVNSGTEATMSAIRLARGYTKRNIIVKFEGCYHGHSDSLLIKAGSGALTFGTPDSKGVTSETAKNTIIARYNDSDLIVEIFKKYGEDIAAVIVEPIAGNMGTVPPKEGFLKTLRKVTESYGSLLIFDEVMTGFRVSYTCAQGLYNINPDITTFGKIIGGGLPVGAYGGRKDIMRMISPDGPVYQAGTLSGNPLAMVAGYETLNALSEDPSIYNELDKKADRLCMGLYESMRQNGIKVEINRVGTMMCMFFTDGNVHDFETATKSNTDLFAKYFKAMLKRGIYLPPSQFETFFLSTAHTNEDIDRTIEASFEAAREISA; encoded by the coding sequence ATGAGCTATGAAATGTCGAATATTCTCTTTGAAAAAGCCAAAACTCTCATGCCTGGTGGCGTAAATAGTCCCGTAAGGGCGTTTAAATCCGTTGGAACAAATCCCATTTTCATAAAAAAAGGCTTTGGCAGCCATATAGAAGATGTAGATGGAAATACATATATAGATTACGTTCTCTCATGGGGTCCACTTATACTGGGTCATTGTAATCCCCGCATAGTCAATGCTTTAAAAAATCAGTTGGAAAGTGGCACAAGTTTTGGGGCTTGCACCGAAATAGAAATCAAATTAGCTGAAAAAATCAAAGAAGCTGTACCATCTGTGGAAATAATAAGAATGGTGAATTCGGGTACAGAAGCTACTATGAGCGCCATACGATTGGCAAGAGGATACACAAAAAGGAATATCATAGTAAAATTTGAAGGATGTTACCACGGCCATTCCGATAGCCTCCTCATCAAGGCAGGGTCCGGTGCTCTTACATTCGGGACACCAGATTCAAAAGGCGTAACAAGTGAAACAGCTAAAAACACCATAATAGCAAGGTACAACGACAGTGACTTGATAGTTGAGATATTTAAAAAATATGGAGAAGATATCGCCGCGGTTATTGTTGAACCTATTGCAGGAAACATGGGCACTGTTCCGCCTAAAGAGGGATTTTTGAAGACTTTGCGGAAAGTCACAGAGTCATATGGTTCACTTCTCATATTCGACGAGGTTATGACTGGATTTAGAGTATCTTACACATGTGCTCAAGGGCTATATAACATTAATCCGGACATAACAACATTCGGAAAGATCATTGGAGGTGGTTTGCCTGTTGGCGCTTATGGTGGAAGAAAGGATATTATGAGGATGATATCGCCTGATGGACCTGTTTATCAAGCAGGTACATTATCAGGAAACCCTCTTGCAATGGTGGCAGGGTACGAAACATTAAATGCACTATCAGAAGATCCTTCTATCTATAATGAACTTGACAAAAAAGCTGACAGACTTTGTATGGGATTATATGAAAGCATGAGGCAAAATGGCATAAAAGTTGAAATAAATCGAGTCGGTACAATGATGTGCATGTTTTTCACAGATGGCAATGTTCACGATTTTGAAACAGCCACTAAATCAAATACAGACTTATTTGCAAAATACTTCAAGGCCATGTTAAAAAGAGGCATATATCTGCCACCGTCTCAATTTGAAACGTTTTTCTTATCCACTGCTCACACCAATGAAGACATTGATAGAACGATTGAAGCCAGCTTTGAAGCAGCGAGAGAAATTTCAGCGTAG
- a CDS encoding precorrin-2 dehydrogenase/sirohydrochlorin ferrochelatase family protein has protein sequence MAYYPIMLNILDKKCLVIGGGKVAYRKILPLLEFGATVTALSSYFTDEILELPKNHKVNLIRRSYQKNDVDNYFLVVVATNDRIINKEISNECKKKNILVNVVDDKELSTFIVPSVMKKGDLTISVSTNGKSPLLAKRIKEMLGNMFEDDVENLIAELSNLRDKLKTTSATQEEKIKLYDDIINKYNILRGNDKK, from the coding sequence ATGGCTTACTATCCTATAATGTTGAATATTTTAGACAAAAAATGCCTTGTCATAGGTGGTGGTAAAGTAGCTTACAGAAAAATATTACCTTTACTTGAATTTGGCGCAACTGTTACAGCATTATCCTCGTATTTTACAGATGAGATCTTGGAACTGCCTAAAAACCATAAAGTTAATTTGATAAGAAGAAGCTATCAAAAAAATGATGTTGATAATTACTTTTTGGTTGTTGTAGCAACAAATGATAGAATCATAAACAAAGAGATTTCTAACGAATGTAAGAAAAAAAATATACTTGTGAATGTAGTAGATGACAAGGAGCTTTCTACATTCATAGTTCCTTCTGTCATGAAAAAAGGTGATCTTACTATATCTGTATCAACAAATGGGAAAAGTCCGTTATTAGCAAAGCGAATAAAAGAAATGCTTGGCAATATGTTTGAAGATGATGTTGAAAATCTTATTGCTGAATTAAGCAATCTGAGGGATAAACTCAAAACAACTTCTGCTACACAGGAAGAAAAAATAAAATTATACGACGATATCATAAATAAGTACAATATTTTGAGAGGGAATGATAAAAAATGA
- a CDS encoding sulfurtransferase TusA family protein: MKDIKADSFIDITDVVCPITFVKAKVAIEELEDGQILEVRMNEGEPIKNVPSSFKDEGHKILNVTNNRDGTYTIFVKKGGLVNEV, from the coding sequence GTGAAAGATATAAAAGCTGACAGTTTTATAGATATAACTGATGTAGTATGCCCTATCACTTTTGTCAAAGCAAAGGTGGCTATAGAAGAATTAGAAGATGGGCAAATCCTTGAAGTAAGAATGAATGAAGGAGAGCCGATTAAGAATGTGCCATCCAGCTTTAAAGATGAGGGACATAAAATATTAAATGTTACAAATAACCGAGATGGGACTTATACGATATTTGTTAAAAAGGGAGGCCTTGTCAATGAGGTTTAA
- a CDS encoding M67 family metallopeptidase — protein MIILSKNDYKKMLDHAKKESPIEACGLLAGIVDGEKKFVKEVRLLTNIDRSPEHFSMDPKEQFEALKHFRENKLMLIGNFHSHPQSPARPSEEDKRLAFDSKLSYLILSLMEKENPVLKSFIIVDGNSYEEDILIED, from the coding sequence ATGATAATACTGTCAAAGAATGATTATAAAAAAATGTTGGATCATGCGAAGAAAGAAAGTCCTATTGAAGCATGTGGCTTACTTGCAGGAATAGTAGATGGTGAAAAGAAATTTGTTAAGGAAGTTCGTTTACTGACTAATATAGATAGAAGCCCTGAGCATTTTTCAATGGATCCAAAAGAACAATTTGAGGCTTTGAAGCATTTCAGGGAAAACAAACTTATGCTTATCGGGAATTTCCATAGCCATCCTCAATCACCGGCGAGACCTTCTGAAGAAGACAAAAGATTGGCATTTGATAGTAAACTCAGCTATTTAATATTGTCACTTATGGAAAAAGAAAACCCTGTCTTAAAGAGCTTCATAATTGTGGATGGGAATAGCTATGAAGAAGATATTTTAATTGAAGATTAA
- the hemB gene encoding porphobilinogen synthase produces MRLLKRPRRLRGNETIRSMIRETSINIDDLIYPMFVVPGENIKEEISSMPGIYRFSIDNLLKEVKEINELKIPAILLFGIPSKKDELGSEAYDENGIIQQAIKSIKNAIPEMLIITDVCMCEYTSHGHCGIVKDGYVQNDETTSYIAKIALSHVIAGADIVAPSDMMDGRVKAIRDVLDENGYVNTPIISYSAKYASSFYGPFREAAESAPQFGDRKSYQMDPANSDEALREISLDIEEGADIIMIKPALPYLDIIRRAKDTFNIPIAAYNVSGEYSMIKAASQMGYIDEKSAVLESLTGIKRAGADIIITYFAKDVAKWLTIL; encoded by the coding sequence ATGAGACTGCTAAAGAGGCCAAGAAGGCTTAGAGGAAACGAAACTATAAGGAGTATGATTAGAGAGACTTCTATAAATATTGATGATTTGATATATCCTATGTTTGTCGTACCTGGAGAAAACATAAAAGAAGAAATTAGTTCTATGCCAGGCATATACCGTTTTTCTATTGACAATCTTTTAAAAGAAGTTAAAGAGATAAACGAGTTAAAGATACCAGCTATATTGCTTTTTGGCATACCATCAAAAAAAGATGAATTAGGCTCTGAAGCTTACGACGAAAACGGAATAATTCAACAAGCCATAAAATCCATAAAAAATGCAATACCTGAAATGCTTATTATAACAGATGTGTGCATGTGCGAGTATACAAGTCATGGCCATTGTGGCATTGTAAAAGATGGCTATGTGCAAAACGACGAAACGACTTCATACATTGCAAAAATCGCTTTATCCCATGTGATAGCAGGTGCAGACATCGTAGCACCTTCTGACATGATGGATGGACGTGTAAAAGCAATAAGAGACGTTTTAGATGAAAATGGATATGTAAACACACCAATAATATCTTACAGCGCTAAATATGCATCGTCATTTTATGGTCCTTTCAGAGAAGCGGCAGAATCAGCACCACAATTTGGCGATAGGAAATCATACCAAATGGATCCTGCAAACTCTGACGAAGCTTTAAGAGAAATCTCACTTGATATAGAGGAAGGTGCTGACATAATAATGATAAAACCAGCACTTCCGTATCTTGATATAATAAGAAGGGCAAAAGATACATTCAATATCCCAATCGCAGCCTACAATGTAAGCGGTGAATACTCAATGATAAAAGCCGCATCTCAGATGGGATATATTGATGAAAAATCAGCAGTTTTGGAATCATTGACTGGAATAAAAAGGGCTGGCGCAGATATCATAATAACCTACTTTGCTAAGGATGTTGCAAAATGGCTTACTATCCTATAA
- the hemC gene encoding hydroxymethylbilane synthase — MKKIRVGTRGSELALTQTLIIINEIKKYKPDLKFEIVKITTKGDIVNEASLSEIGGKGLFIKEIEDALMNGEIDMAIHSMKDMPFEIPEGLKILPVFKREDPRDVFISRSDKFIDLKENAKVATSSLRRNVQIRSLRPDIDIVPIRGNIATRIRKMDELNLDGIVLAAAGIKRLGLDKLVKDYFPVDLVVPAPCQGILAVEIKEDFESEFFEIYPMLLDVKTFFESSAERKIMKKVGGNCKTPLGVYSEYKNNGNEELISILVSYYKDGKLLKIKETGLIKDIENISEIIVEKIGGL; from the coding sequence ATGAAGAAGATCAGAGTAGGAACTCGAGGAAGCGAATTAGCTTTGACGCAGACATTGATAATCATAAATGAAATAAAGAAATATAAGCCAGATTTGAAATTTGAAATAGTTAAGATAACCACAAAAGGAGACATTGTTAATGAGGCGTCTTTAAGCGAAATAGGAGGCAAGGGTCTTTTTATTAAGGAAATCGAAGATGCTTTGATGAATGGTGAAATTGATATGGCCATTCATAGCATGAAAGATATGCCCTTTGAAATACCTGAAGGATTGAAAATTTTGCCAGTCTTTAAAAGAGAAGATCCTCGGGATGTTTTTATTTCAAGATCAGATAAATTTATTGATTTAAAAGAAAACGCTAAAGTTGCCACAAGCAGTTTAAGGCGAAATGTACAGATTAGAAGTTTGAGACCGGACATTGATATAGTTCCTATACGAGGCAATATTGCTACAAGGATAAGAAAGATGGATGAATTAAATTTGGATGGAATAGTTTTAGCTGCTGCAGGCATAAAGAGGCTTGGACTTGATAAATTAGTGAAGGATTATTTTCCTGTTGACTTGGTTGTACCTGCGCCGTGCCAAGGTATATTGGCTGTTGAAATAAAAGAGGATTTTGAAAGTGAATTTTTCGAAATATATCCAATGCTTCTTGATGTAAAAACTTTTTTTGAGTCTTCTGCAGAGAGGAAGATAATGAAAAAGGTTGGTGGAAATTGCAAAACACCTTTAGGAGTATACAGTGAATACAAGAATAACGGTAATGAAGAATTGATTTCAATATTGGTTTCATACTATAAAGATGGCAAATTGCTTAAAATTAAAGAAACGGGTCTCATTAAAGATATCGAAAACATTAGTGAAATAATTGTTGAAAAAATTGGAGGGTTATGA
- the cobA gene encoding uroporphyrinogen-III C-methyltransferase, whose product MAGFVYLVGAGPGDIGLITLKAINAIKKADVIVYDRLVNEKMLDFAKKSAEFVDVGKIPGQHKVAQSEINEIISEKAIEGKVVVRLKGGDPYVFGRGGEEGEYLYDKGIPFEVIPGITSAIAVLNYAGIPITHRNLSSSFHVITGHEAEGKLENLDWELLSKLNGTLVFLMGTKNIEFIVNKLMENGMSKDMPSAVIMNGTTPYQKAVEGTLSDIVEKTRNEGINNPAIIVVGKVVSMYKKLNWFERKPLFGKRILFTGDFDLNVDAIDELFSSGADVLICPTIKIVYQVDNVIKLIDNIDDYEYLIFTSQNGVKAFKNAMSMVKFDLRRLNKVKIASIGAKTNEALNEIYIYPEVVPEEYTSKALADKLKNIPIKGKVALLTSDIGGDVLIGDLKDTILIEKIVAYKNVPNHEIKEKLIKELKNGIDIAVFTSASTFDYLSLILKNDVSLLKDVKVAAIGPVTKGRIETAGYKVDIIPNIYTLENLIREILKREA is encoded by the coding sequence ATGGCAGGTTTTGTTTATTTAGTAGGTGCAGGACCGGGTGACATAGGACTTATTACATTAAAAGCCATAAATGCGATAAAAAAGGCTGATGTAATTGTATATGACAGATTGGTTAATGAAAAGATGCTTGATTTTGCCAAAAAAAGCGCAGAATTTGTGGATGTTGGCAAGATTCCGGGACAGCATAAAGTTGCTCAGTCTGAAATAAATGAGATAATATCAGAAAAGGCTATTGAAGGAAAAGTTGTAGTTCGCTTAAAAGGTGGAGATCCATACGTTTTCGGAAGAGGTGGAGAAGAAGGAGAGTATCTTTACGATAAAGGAATACCGTTTGAAGTGATTCCGGGAATTACCTCTGCTATAGCAGTTTTAAATTATGCAGGTATTCCTATTACACATAGAAATTTAAGTTCATCGTTTCATGTCATAACGGGGCATGAAGCTGAAGGAAAATTAGAAAATTTAGATTGGGAATTGCTTTCGAAGCTTAATGGAACGCTTGTTTTTTTGATGGGTACGAAAAATATTGAATTTATAGTAAATAAGTTGATGGAAAATGGAATGTCTAAAGATATGCCTTCTGCTGTCATAATGAATGGAACAACTCCTTATCAAAAAGCGGTAGAAGGAACTTTATCAGATATTGTAGAGAAGACCAGGAATGAAGGCATCAATAATCCTGCAATAATAGTTGTAGGAAAGGTTGTAAGCATGTATAAAAAGCTTAATTGGTTTGAAAGAAAACCACTTTTTGGAAAAAGAATCCTTTTTACCGGTGATTTTGACTTGAACGTCGATGCAATCGATGAACTATTTAGTAGCGGTGCTGATGTTTTAATATGCCCGACTATCAAAATAGTTTATCAGGTAGATAATGTCATAAAACTTATTGATAATATTGATGATTATGAATATCTTATTTTCACAAGCCAAAATGGAGTCAAAGCCTTTAAAAACGCCATGAGCATGGTGAAGTTTGACTTGAGAAGATTGAATAAAGTAAAGATTGCATCCATCGGCGCAAAAACGAATGAAGCCTTGAATGAGATTTATATATATCCGGAAGTAGTACCAGAAGAATATACTTCAAAGGCTTTAGCAGATAAGCTCAAAAATATTCCAATAAAGGGGAAAGTTGCGCTTTTGACTTCTGATATAGGTGGTGATGTGCTTATTGGAGATTTAAAAGACACTATATTAATAGAGAAAATTGTGGCATATAAAAATGTTCCCAATCATGAAATAAAGGAAAAACTGATTAAAGAATTAAAAAATGGAATTGATATAGCTGTTTTTACAAGTGCATCAACATTTGACTACTTATCTTTGATACTAAAAAATGATGTTTCTCTGTTGAAAGATGTGAAGGTAGCTGCAATAGGTCCTGTGACAAAAGGCAGGATTGAAACGGCAGGTTACAAAGTTGATATTATCCCCAATATATACACACTTGAAAACTTGATTAGAGAGATTTTAAAGCGCGAAGCATGA
- a CDS encoding ABC transporter ATP-binding protein: MAKSLPLLSGRDVTKVFADKRKRVVAVDHVNFDFNSGEIISIVGESGSGKTTLAKMILGLTVPTNGKIFFKDNPIDLKTKKKRIEYWRNVQPIFQDPFSSFNIFRKVNNVLLDCIKLIGVKLKKDEEHKIIEEALSFVNLRFDEIYNKYPFELSGGQMQRLMIARVLLIKPSLVIADEPTSMIDACSRASILDALMKLRDEIGTTVVFITHDIGLAYYVSDRIYVMKEGRFVEEGLPDDVILGPKEDYTKHLIGDVPKIESKWAI, encoded by the coding sequence ATGGCAAAAAGTCTGCCACTACTTAGCGGGAGAGATGTAACTAAAGTTTTTGCTGACAAAAGGAAAAGAGTCGTGGCTGTTGATCATGTGAATTTCGATTTTAATAGCGGTGAAATAATATCAATTGTCGGTGAAAGCGGCAGTGGAAAGACTACATTGGCAAAAATGATATTAGGTTTGACAGTGCCGACGAATGGTAAAATATTTTTTAAAGATAATCCTATTGATTTGAAGACTAAAAAGAAAAGGATTGAATATTGGAGAAATGTGCAACCTATTTTTCAAGATCCTTTTTCTTCTTTTAATATATTTAGAAAGGTAAATAATGTACTGCTGGACTGCATAAAATTGATAGGAGTCAAACTAAAAAAAGATGAAGAGCATAAGATAATTGAAGAAGCTTTAAGCTTTGTGAATCTAAGATTTGATGAAATATACAATAAATATCCTTTTGAACTATCAGGCGGCCAAATGCAGAGACTTATGATAGCTCGAGTCTTGTTGATAAAACCAAGTCTTGTCATAGCTGATGAACCTACATCCATGATTGATGCTTGCTCGAGAGCCAGCATACTTGATGCATTGATGAAATTGAGAGATGAAATTGGCACTACTGTTGTTTTTATAACGCATGATATAGGCCTTGCATACTACGTCTCTGACAGGATATACGTTATGAAAGAAGGTAGGTTTGTGGAAGAAGGTTTGCCTGATGATGTCATATTAGGTCCTAAAGAGGATTACACAAAACATTTGATTGGAGATGTACCTAAAATAGAAAGTAAATGGGCTATATAA
- the hemA gene encoding glutamyl-tRNA reductase has translation MNVNGIKMVGIDQSIPIEIRERVAFNKDVDAALNVLKENGLDEAIILSTCHRSEIYFFSESKSFEDIKNFYIKYFNLDDEFRKYFCCISGLEAVEHIFRVASGLESMVLGEDQILGQVKESLMNSQVNGISGKILNKLFMDAISMGKKVRTETGLKNYSSSISHIAIKFVENVFEDLKGKNAFVIGTGEMGKIAIRGLILKGANVSVSNRTYSKVQKLKSEMPDIEIVPYSDKYEQIAKSDIVISATNAPHYTISYDKFYNVYNGKKICMVDIALPRDIDPKIGRIHGVKLYSIDDLKRTAEENRKKQLNAIKNAEEIVLKGVNEFNTWFKTIKVEPHIKKITIYSDEICDMEFDRLVNKLEKMTDKDKENIKKSLKRVAEKMANVMIKHLKDDALVMDEISFCIDGSEVKT, from the coding sequence ATGAATGTTAATGGCATAAAGATGGTTGGAATAGATCAAAGCATCCCAATCGAAATTAGGGAAAGAGTAGCATTTAATAAAGATGTTGATGCTGCTTTAAATGTATTAAAGGAAAATGGTTTAGATGAAGCGATAATACTTTCGACGTGCCATAGAAGCGAGATATATTTTTTTTCTGAATCTAAAAGCTTTGAAGATATAAAAAACTTCTATATAAAGTATTTTAATTTGGATGATGAATTTAGAAAGTATTTTTGCTGCATATCAGGATTAGAGGCAGTTGAACATATATTTAGAGTTGCCAGTGGATTGGAATCTATGGTTTTAGGCGAGGACCAAATATTGGGACAAGTAAAAGAATCGTTGATGAATTCCCAAGTAAACGGAATTTCAGGAAAGATATTAAACAAGCTTTTTATGGATGCTATTTCAATGGGGAAAAAGGTACGGACAGAAACGGGATTAAAAAACTATTCATCATCTATAAGCCATATTGCGATAAAATTCGTGGAGAATGTGTTTGAAGATTTGAAAGGTAAAAATGCCTTTGTAATAGGTACAGGAGAGATGGGCAAAATCGCAATAAGGGGGCTTATCTTAAAAGGTGCCAATGTGTCAGTTTCTAACAGAACATATTCAAAAGTGCAGAAATTAAAATCAGAAATGCCGGATATCGAAATTGTCCCTTATTCAGACAAGTATGAACAGATTGCCAAAAGCGACATAGTGATAAGTGCTACAAACGCACCACATTATACTATTTCTTATGATAAATTTTATAATGTCTACAATGGCAAAAAGATCTGTATGGTTGATATTGCACTGCCAAGAGACATTGACCCTAAAATAGGTAGAATCCATGGCGTCAAGCTTTATTCGATTGACGATCTTAAAAGAACTGCTGAAGAAAACAGAAAGAAACAATTAAATGCCATCAAAAATGCTGAAGAAATAGTATTAAAAGGGGTAAATGAATTTAACACTTGGTTCAAAACAATAAAAGTTGAACCGCATATTAAAAAGATAACCATTTATTCTGACGAGATTTGCGACATGGAATTTGATAGGCTTGTAAATAAATTGGAAAAAATGACCGACAAAGACAAGGAAAATATCAAAAAGTCTTTGAAAAGGGTAGCTGAAAAAATGGCTAACGTAATGATAAAGCACCTGAAAGATGATGCTTTAGTCATGGATGAAATATCGTTTTGCATTGATGGGAGTGAAGTGAAAACATGA